A window from Ostrinia nubilalis chromosome 13, ilOstNubi1.1, whole genome shotgun sequence encodes these proteins:
- the LOC135077665 gene encoding nuclear envelope phosphatase-regulatory subunit 1 homolog produces the protein MSLEQTACDDLKAFERRLTEVIGCLQPATMRWRILLAVVSVCTAMAAWHWLSDPLTPVVSLTQSLWNHPFFAFTSTLLVLLFMMGVHRKVIAPSIITARTRSVLNDFNMSCDETGKLILKPRPANN, from the exons ATGTCTCTAGAACAAACTGCCTGTGATG aTTTGAAGGCATTTGAGCGCCGCCTTACAGAAGTAATAGGATGTCTCCAACCAGCAACTATGAGATGGAGAA TTCTACTAGCTGTGGTGTCAGTATGTACTGCTATGGCAGCGTGGCACTGGCTATCTGACCCTCTGACACCTGTTGTCTCTCTCACACAGTCCCTGTGGAACCATCCATTCTTTGCATTCACTTCTACTCTACTTG tattattatttatgatggGTGTGCATAGAAAAGTGATAGCACCAAGCATAATCACAGCTAGGACTCGGTCTGTACTGAATGACTTCAATATGTCATGCGATGAAACTGGAAAACTCATTTTGAAGCCAAGACCAGCCAATAATTGA